A part of Olleya sp. Bg11-27 genomic DNA contains:
- a CDS encoding acyl-CoA thioesterase: protein MKDYKTADASRISISELMLPSHSNFSGKIHGGYILNLMDQIAFACASKHSKSYCVTASVDTVDFLNPIEVGELVTMKASVNFVGNTSMVVGIRVIAENIQTGIIKHCNSSYFTMVSKDEHGKSKAVPGLILNDKVEVKRFLKALKRMETKKQRQYEFDHQDFSHVDYLPILQDHKVRIDLPENF, encoded by the coding sequence ATGAAAGATTATAAAACAGCAGATGCCTCACGCATCAGTATATCCGAGCTAATGCTACCTTCTCATTCCAATTTTAGTGGAAAAATACATGGAGGTTACATCTTAAATTTAATGGATCAAATTGCCTTTGCTTGTGCTTCAAAACATTCAAAAAGCTACTGCGTTACCGCAAGTGTAGATACGGTCGACTTTTTAAATCCCATTGAAGTTGGAGAATTAGTAACCATGAAAGCCTCTGTAAACTTTGTAGGTAACACCTCCATGGTTGTTGGTATTAGAGTGATTGCAGAAAACATTCAAACGGGAATTATAAAACACTGCAACTCGTCTTACTTTACAATGGTCTCTAAAGATGAACATGGTAAATCTAAAGCCGTTCCTGGACTTATTTTAAATGACAAAGTAGAAGTCAAACGCTTTTTAAAAGCCCTGAAGCGTATGGAAACTAAAAAACAACGTCAATATGAGTTTGATCACCAAGATTTCTCTCACGTAGACTATTTACCTATTTTACAAGACCATAAAGTTAGGATAGACCTGCCTGAGAATTTTTAA
- a CDS encoding glycosyltransferase family 2 protein, producing MINNKKIVVVMPAYNAAKTIKKTYNEIPFNIVDDVILTDDFSSDNTVQIAKKLGIKHVLTHDKNIGYGANQKTCYNKALELNADIIIMLHPDYQYTPKLIPAMCDLVANNVHDVVLGSRILSEGAIKNGMPLYKYVSNRFLTLFQNILMSQKLSEYHTGYRCFNTKLLKKIDYNNNSNDFVFDNEILAQCCFLKARIGEISCPASYFEEASSINFKRSVTYGLGVLRVTLSYAIQNIGFYKFSIFKNL from the coding sequence ATGATAAATAACAAGAAAATAGTTGTGGTAATGCCTGCTTACAATGCAGCCAAAACGATTAAAAAAACCTACAACGAAATCCCTTTCAATATTGTTGATGATGTTATACTTACAGACGATTTTAGTTCGGATAACACAGTACAAATAGCTAAAAAATTAGGTATAAAACACGTGCTAACTCATGATAAAAACATAGGGTATGGCGCCAATCAAAAAACATGCTACAACAAGGCTTTAGAGCTTAATGCAGACATAATAATCATGTTACATCCAGATTACCAATACACACCGAAGTTGATTCCTGCAATGTGCGATTTAGTTGCAAATAATGTTCACGATGTTGTTTTGGGATCACGAATTTTGAGTGAAGGCGCTATTAAAAACGGAATGCCATTATACAAATATGTTTCTAATCGGTTTTTAACCTTATTTCAAAATATTTTAATGTCTCAAAAACTTTCCGAATATCATACAGGTTATCGTTGTTTTAATACTAAACTACTTAAAAAAATCGACTACAATAATAACTCCAACGATTTTGTTTTTGATAATGAAATACTAGCGCAATGTTGTTTTTTAAAAGCAAGAATAGGAGAAATATCTTGTCCTGCAAGCTATTTTGAAGAGGCCTCTTCGATCAATTTTAAAAGAAGCGTCACTTATGGTTTAGGAGTTTTAAGAGTCACATTATCTTATGCTATACAAAATATAGGTTTTTATAAATTTTCAATATTTAAAAACCTATGA
- a CDS encoding glycosyltransferase — protein sequence MKFSIITITYNRGHLIDQTIQSAINQSYNNFEYIIIDDGSNDNTEEIVKNFNDERIKYYKQDRLGNLSKLTNIGIKKSSGELIAILDSDDLWHESKLEKILEIFKKNQAINYVTHNIQYFIDKNKLEKPFYKTNQDFFKESLNDVLTFKILPFPIAVFKKELLNTTNLFNENFFDGQQDFLLRVASENKIYFIAECLTYMRIHVNNTSKKVFFQYYKAYYISVFNLAKKHKISWFQFFNGSIKISIDFIRRFFS from the coding sequence ATGAAATTTAGTATTATAACAATAACATACAATCGCGGTCATCTAATTGATCAAACCATACAAAGTGCAATAAATCAATCTTATAATAATTTTGAATATATTATTATAGATGATGGGTCTAATGATAACACCGAAGAAATTGTAAAAAACTTTAACGATGAGAGAATCAAATATTATAAGCAAGACCGATTAGGTAATTTAAGTAAACTAACAAATATTGGTATTAAAAAGTCCTCTGGAGAGCTTATAGCAATATTAGATTCTGACGATTTATGGCACGAAAGCAAACTGGAGAAAATTCTTGAAATCTTTAAAAAAAATCAAGCAATTAATTATGTAACACATAATATTCAATATTTTATAGATAAAAATAAACTAGAAAAACCATTTTATAAAACTAATCAAGATTTTTTTAAAGAGAGTCTTAACGACGTACTAACCTTCAAAATATTACCATTCCCCATTGCTGTCTTTAAAAAAGAACTATTAAACACTACTAATTTATTTAATGAGAATTTTTTTGATGGTCAACAAGATTTTTTACTTCGAGTAGCTTCAGAAAACAAAATCTATTTTATAGCAGAATGTCTAACCTACATGAGAATTCATGTAAATAACACCTCAAAAAAAGTCTTTTTTCAATATTATAAAGCTTATTATATTAGTGTTTTTAATTTAGCAAAAAAACATAAAATAAGTTGGTTTCAATTTTTTAATGGAAGTATAAAAATCTCAATAGATTTTATAAGGCGTTTTTTTTCTTAA
- a CDS encoding class I SAM-dependent methyltransferase, with product MINDFDVAAKTYDSDFTFSKIGLAQRQIVYSNLSAIFKTKTKLNILELNCGTGYDALNFVKAGHQVIATDISEQMIRTANKKPKSENLTFKTLDITNLNTASFSNKFDVIFSDFGGFNCLTKNEIDNFLKISVKLLNPKGKIILVIMPKLCVWERIYFSIKIQFKKAKRRQTEHFTLANVNGQNVKTWYYNPKDIKVLAEKDFNINTIKPVGLSIPPSYLEHSIVSNTFVLGLFKRLDAVFTSSKLAKYADHFLIELQLK from the coding sequence ATGATTAACGATTTTGATGTTGCCGCCAAAACTTACGATTCCGATTTTACATTTTCTAAAATAGGTTTAGCGCAACGCCAAATTGTATACTCTAATTTAAGCGCTATTTTTAAAACAAAAACTAAGCTTAATATTTTAGAACTTAATTGTGGTACAGGTTACGATGCCTTAAACTTTGTAAAAGCAGGACATCAGGTTATTGCTACAGACATTTCTGAGCAAATGATACGTACTGCAAACAAGAAACCAAAATCAGAAAATTTAACTTTTAAGACGTTAGATATAACAAACCTTAATACAGCTTCTTTTAGTAATAAATTTGATGTTATATTTTCAGATTTTGGAGGTTTTAACTGTTTAACGAAAAATGAAATTGATAATTTCTTGAAAATTTCAGTTAAATTACTAAACCCAAAAGGCAAAATTATTCTAGTTATAATGCCAAAACTCTGTGTTTGGGAACGTATTTATTTCAGCATAAAAATTCAATTTAAAAAAGCTAAAAGAAGACAAACAGAGCACTTTACGTTAGCAAACGTAAATGGTCAAAACGTAAAAACGTGGTATTATAACCCAAAAGACATTAAGGTTTTAGCCGAAAAGGATTTTAATATAAATACTATAAAACCTGTAGGTTTAAGCATTCCGCCTTCGTATCTTGAACATTCAATTGTTTCTAATACTTTTGTTTTAGGACTTTTTAAACGTTTAGATGCTGTTTTTACAAGCTCTAAATTGGCAAAATATGCAGATCATTTTTTAATAGAACTACAACTTAAATGA
- a CDS encoding B12-binding domain-containing radical SAM protein, which translates to MSIVLTHSYFLNEDDKEQKIMKPYAPLGLLYVSGYLNQNDVANYIYDSTFHSSAEQLQFLEEKQVKVVAIYTNLMTKVNVIKLVKTLKTEAKYGFPKLILGGPDVTYNLENYLNTGVDFIIIGEGEQTTLELYNAITENTNLGDVSGIAFLKENVVFKTAPRIKMKSLEELPLPNRAAIPIDKYLNTWKKFHGKSSMTISTQRGCPYTCKWCSTAVYGQSYRRRPAKQVAEELQLLQTNYNPDSIWFVDDVFTVSHKWIKEFHAEMQLQKVNIPFECITRAERLNDEILQLLKEIGCYRIWIGAESGSQKIIDAMDRRVDVNVVKEAIQKTNALNIETGTFIMVGYPGETLADIKATTTYLKEANPTHFTITKAYPIKGTSLYNEIEDKITIKPDWETSTDRDIDFKRTYKSKFYDYAIKYIVNEVNYSKELLKDKSNWLNLVKMKVKSLVALKIMKLSK; encoded by the coding sequence ATGAGTATTGTCTTAACACATTCTTACTTTTTAAACGAAGATGATAAGGAACAGAAAATAATGAAACCTTATGCTCCATTGGGTTTACTGTATGTTTCTGGATATTTAAACCAGAATGATGTTGCTAATTATATTTACGACTCTACTTTTCATTCTTCCGCGGAACAATTGCAATTTCTAGAAGAAAAACAAGTAAAAGTGGTAGCTATTTACACCAATTTAATGACTAAAGTAAATGTTATTAAATTGGTAAAAACACTTAAAACCGAAGCTAAATATGGTTTTCCTAAATTAATTTTGGGAGGTCCAGATGTCACTTACAATCTAGAAAACTACCTAAATACAGGTGTCGATTTTATTATTATTGGAGAAGGCGAACAAACTACTTTAGAACTTTACAATGCAATTACAGAAAACACTAATTTGGGAGACGTTTCTGGTATTGCCTTTTTAAAAGAAAATGTTGTTTTTAAAACTGCTCCACGTATAAAAATGAAGTCTTTAGAGGAATTACCATTGCCAAATAGAGCCGCAATTCCTATCGATAAATATTTAAATACTTGGAAAAAATTTCATGGTAAAAGTTCTATGACCATAAGCACACAACGTGGTTGCCCCTATACTTGTAAATGGTGTAGCACTGCTGTTTATGGACAAAGTTACAGACGCAGACCAGCAAAACAAGTAGCTGAAGAATTACAACTTTTACAAACTAATTACAATCCAGATAGTATATGGTTTGTTGACGATGTTTTTACTGTCAGTCACAAATGGATTAAAGAGTTTCATGCAGAAATGCAGTTGCAAAAAGTGAACATTCCGTTTGAATGTATTACTCGTGCGGAACGTTTAAATGATGAAATCCTTCAACTTTTAAAAGAGATTGGCTGTTATCGTATTTGGATTGGAGCAGAATCTGGTTCGCAGAAAATAATAGATGCCATGGATAGACGAGTGGATGTTAATGTTGTAAAAGAGGCCATCCAGAAAACAAATGCATTGAATATTGAAACTGGTACTTTTATAATGGTGGGGTATCCCGGAGAGACGTTAGCGGATATTAAAGCAACAACTACGTATTTAAAAGAAGCAAATCCAACGCATTTTACCATTACAAAAGCCTATCCTATTAAAGGAACATCGCTGTATAACGAGATTGAAGATAAGATTACTATTAAACCCGATTGGGAAACCTCTACAGATCGCGATATTGATTTTAAACGTACGTATAAATCTAAATTTTATGATTATGCTATTAAGTATATTGTTAATGAGGTAAACTACTCTAAAGAGTTATTAAAAGATAAATCGAATTGGCTAAACCTTGTTAAGATGAAAGTAAAATCTCTTGTCGCTTTAAAAATAATGAAACTTAGCAAATGA
- a CDS encoding nucleotidyltransferase translates to MLILKTLLYFSIFKYPLTRDEIFTFSQVKTLEEVDKQLKYLLDKKVVFQFGIYFSISNSLNSIKRRELGNKKAEAILPKAKKVSKFISKFPYVENVSISGGLSKNYYDDDGDFDFFIITTPNRLWIARTFLILYKKIFLLNSKKYFCVNYFISSNYLSIAERNRFTATEIVTLLPIYGKDLFNQFIKNNQWSTDLFPNKDLTKYEDILDIKKSIPAKLLELIFNTKLGDYLDEILRKLTLKKWKISFDHMNENDFKIAMKSTKNVSKHHPQNFQKKVIQSLEEKYIDITNKHNLEYI, encoded by the coding sequence TTGCTTATTCTTAAAACTTTACTATATTTTTCAATTTTTAAATACCCATTGACTAGAGATGAAATTTTTACTTTCTCACAAGTAAAAACTTTAGAAGAGGTGGATAAACAATTGAAGTATTTATTAGACAAAAAAGTTGTGTTTCAATTTGGAATCTACTTTTCTATTTCAAATAGCTTAAACTCTATTAAAAGAAGGGAATTAGGTAATAAAAAAGCCGAAGCTATTTTACCCAAGGCAAAAAAAGTAAGTAAATTCATTTCTAAATTTCCATACGTAGAGAATGTAAGTATCTCTGGAGGTTTATCTAAAAACTATTACGATGATGATGGTGATTTTGATTTTTTTATAATTACTACGCCAAATAGACTTTGGATTGCTAGAACATTTCTAATTCTTTACAAAAAAATATTTTTATTAAATTCTAAAAAATATTTTTGTGTAAATTATTTTATTAGCAGTAATTATTTATCTATTGCTGAACGTAACAGATTTACTGCTACAGAAATAGTGACTCTACTTCCTATTTATGGCAAAGACCTGTTTAATCAATTTATAAAAAACAATCAATGGTCAACAGATTTGTTCCCTAATAAAGATTTAACAAAATATGAAGACATATTAGACATAAAGAAATCCATTCCTGCAAAATTATTAGAGCTCATTTTTAATACAAAACTAGGTGATTACTTAGACGAAATATTAAGAAAATTAACTTTAAAAAAATGGAAGATAAGCTTTGATCATATGAATGAAAACGATTTCAAAATAGCAATGAAATCGACTAAAAATGTATCAAAACATCATCCACAAAACTTTCAAAAAAAAGTTATACAAAGTTTAGAAGAAAAATACATTGACATAACAAATAAGCATAATTTAGAGTATATATAA
- a CDS encoding B12-binding domain-containing radical SAM protein, whose translation MVDVLLSHSYFYKFDQKQWDNKTPFPPLGTLYAASFLRENNYNVAVFDTNLIDNPESVLPLLKKEQPRFFVLYDDGFNYLTKMCLTAMREAAFKMIKIAKSFNCKIIICSSDSTDHYEKYLNEGADFIIQGEGEISLKELIDALSKNEDTTLIKGLVFNNNNGEIIKNPKHTVLRDLDVLPMPAWDLIDLKLYKNIWESGGKEFTLNIATTRGCPYKCNWCAKPIYGNRYNSHSPEYITKHIKYLSETYNVNRFWMCDDIFGLKPNWVQKFNIALKKENLKISYFIQSRVDLLLKEDTIDALAESGLEEVWVGAESGSQAILDAMDKDTTVAQIYEATRLLKAKNIKVAFFIQFGYINETKEDINKTIAMIKELVPDNIGISVSYPLPGTKFYDKVKDDLQLKANWADSDELAMMFKGTFNSKYYKKLHRFVHKEYRKSQGLDNLKSIFNSSKSTNWRSIGLLLYYIPTSFLDKIILKKMQNTND comes from the coding sequence ATGGTAGACGTTTTACTTTCACATTCTTATTTCTATAAATTTGACCAAAAGCAATGGGACAACAAAACGCCTTTCCCACCTTTAGGTACTCTTTATGCGGCTTCTTTTTTAAGAGAAAACAACTACAATGTTGCTGTGTTTGACACCAATTTAATCGATAATCCAGAGAGTGTTTTGCCTCTATTAAAAAAGGAACAACCTCGTTTTTTTGTACTTTATGATGATGGTTTTAATTACCTCACAAAAATGTGCTTAACCGCCATGCGTGAGGCCGCATTTAAAATGATTAAAATTGCAAAATCTTTCAATTGTAAAATAATTATTTGCAGTTCTGACTCTACGGATCACTACGAAAAGTATTTAAACGAAGGGGCCGATTTTATTATTCAAGGCGAAGGAGAAATCTCTTTAAAAGAACTGATTGATGCCTTATCAAAAAACGAAGATACAACGTTAATAAAAGGACTTGTATTTAATAATAATAATGGAGAGATTATAAAAAACCCAAAACATACCGTTTTACGTGACTTAGATGTATTACCAATGCCAGCTTGGGACTTAATAGACTTAAAACTTTATAAAAACATTTGGGAATCTGGAGGAAAAGAATTTACTTTAAACATAGCAACTACAAGAGGTTGTCCTTATAAATGCAATTGGTGTGCAAAGCCGATTTATGGCAATCGTTACAACTCGCATTCACCAGAATACATTACAAAGCACATTAAATATTTATCTGAAACCTATAACGTAAATAGATTTTGGATGTGTGACGACATCTTTGGTTTAAAACCAAATTGGGTTCAGAAATTTAATATAGCACTTAAAAAAGAAAACTTAAAAATCTCTTACTTCATCCAAAGTCGCGTGGATCTTTTATTAAAAGAAGATACTATTGATGCTTTAGCAGAAAGCGGTTTAGAGGAAGTTTGGGTTGGAGCAGAAAGTGGTTCCCAAGCCATTTTGGATGCTATGGATAAGGATACAACTGTAGCCCAAATTTATGAAGCCACCAGATTACTTAAAGCTAAAAACATTAAAGTAGCCTTTTTTATTCAGTTTGGCTATATTAATGAAACCAAAGAGGATATTAACAAAACCATTGCAATGATAAAGGAATTGGTACCAGATAATATTGGTATCTCTGTATCTTACCCGCTTCCTGGAACAAAATTTTACGATAAAGTTAAAGATGATTTACAATTAAAAGCAAATTGGGCAGATTCCGATGAATTAGCCATGATGTTTAAAGGTACTTTTAACTCAAAGTACTATAAAAAGCTACATCGTTTTGTACATAAAGAGTACAGAAAAAGTCAAGGTTTAGATAATTTAAAGTCAATTTTTAATAGTTCTAAAAGCACAAATTGGAGATCTATAGGCTTATTACTGTACTACATTCCTACTTCGTTTTTAGATAAAATAATACTTAAAAAAATGCAGAACACCAATGATTAA
- a CDS encoding 6-phosphogluconate dehydrogenase, which produces MIKFLVKTLIIVVLIVAGYFSFIYFATYSEGVRAGELVKFTNKGVIFKTWEGEISQGVSEAQRFEFSVEDKEKQVIKDLNRLQGKFVKLTYFERYKTFFWLGDTKYFITKVEEDKERRSNY; this is translated from the coding sequence ATGATAAAATTTTTAGTAAAAACATTAATTATTGTAGTCCTTATTGTAGCTGGCTATTTTTCCTTTATCTATTTTGCGACATACAGCGAAGGGGTGAGAGCTGGAGAGCTAGTCAAGTTTACTAACAAAGGTGTTATTTTTAAAACATGGGAAGGCGAAATTAGTCAAGGGGTATCCGAAGCGCAACGTTTTGAATTCTCTGTTGAAGACAAAGAAAAACAGGTCATCAAAGACTTAAACCGTTTACAAGGTAAATTTGTAAAATTGACGTATTTTGAACGCTACAAAACCTTCTTTTGGCTAGGTGACACCAAGTATTTTATTACTAAAGTAGAAGAAGATAAAGAACGCCGATCTAATTACTAA
- the rmuC gene encoding DNA recombination protein RmuC yields MNDNIILILAILIAAAIGGYLGMLFTTLKSKSEKSTLEERNANLQQQLSDLKQFYSAESEKQSATFTTQLQELKQTISKIEIEREGIRREKDFLNEDLARKNADFENLQQLNLKREEEVELRQEQLRKDFELLATKILDEKSKKFTLQNKENIKNILSPLQEKIQIFEKKVDDTQKESISMHSALKEQLLGLKDLNQQMTKEATNLTRALKGDSKMQGNWGELVLERVLEKSGLEKDREYFVQQNFTRADGSRVLPDIVLHLPDNKKMIIDSKVSLTDYERYVNAEDDERELFLKAHINSIKRHVDQLSEKKYEDLYDIESPDFVLLFIPIEPAFAVAINADNSIYNKAFEKNIVIVTPSTLLATLRTVDSMWNNEKQQQNAIEIARQAGALYDKFHGLVNDLTGVGKKIDDAKRDYSSAMNKLVEGKGNLVKSVEKLKKLGAKAKKALPEAIIKRAESDD; encoded by the coding sequence ATGAACGACAACATCATCCTTATACTTGCTATTTTAATCGCTGCCGCTATTGGTGGTTATTTAGGTATGCTATTCACTACACTTAAAAGTAAAAGTGAGAAAAGCACCTTGGAAGAGCGCAATGCAAACTTACAACAGCAATTGTCTGACTTAAAACAATTTTATTCCGCTGAAAGCGAAAAGCAAAGCGCCACCTTTACTACCCAATTACAAGAGTTGAAACAAACTATTTCTAAAATTGAAATAGAGCGCGAAGGGATCCGTCGTGAAAAGGATTTTTTAAATGAAGATTTGGCTAGAAAAAATGCAGATTTTGAAAACTTACAGCAATTAAATCTAAAACGTGAGGAAGAAGTCGAATTGCGTCAAGAACAATTGCGTAAAGATTTTGAACTATTAGCAACCAAAATTTTAGATGAAAAGAGTAAAAAATTCACCCTTCAGAATAAAGAAAACATTAAAAATATTTTAAGTCCACTTCAAGAAAAGATTCAAATTTTCGAGAAAAAGGTAGACGATACACAAAAGGAAAGTATTAGCATGCATTCTGCTTTAAAAGAGCAATTACTTGGTTTAAAAGACTTAAACCAACAAATGACAAAAGAAGCCACTAACTTAACTAGAGCCTTAAAAGGAGATAGTAAAATGCAAGGAAATTGGGGCGAATTAGTCTTGGAACGTGTTCTTGAAAAATCAGGTTTGGAAAAAGACAGAGAATATTTTGTACAACAAAATTTTACCAGAGCGGATGGTTCTAGAGTACTACCGGATATTGTACTGCACTTACCTGACAATAAAAAAATGATTATTGACAGTAAGGTGTCTTTAACCGATTATGAACGTTACGTTAATGCTGAAGATGACGAGCGCGAGTTATTTTTAAAAGCACACATCAATTCTATAAAAAGGCACGTCGACCAATTATCTGAGAAAAAATACGAAGATTTATATGACATCGAAAGTCCTGATTTTGTCTTACTATTTATCCCAATCGAACCTGCTTTTGCAGTCGCTATAAATGCCGATAATTCGATTTACAATAAAGCATTCGAGAAAAACATAGTTATTGTAACCCCTTCTACCCTATTAGCCACGTTACGAACGGTGGATAGTATGTGGAATAATGAAAAACAACAACAAAACGCCATCGAAATTGCACGTCAAGCAGGTGCGCTGTACGATAAGTTTCACGGTTTGGTAAATGACTTAACTGGTGTTGGAAAAAAGATCGACGATGCTAAAAGAGATTATTCTTCTGCAATGAATAAGTTAGTAGAAGGCAAAGGAAACTTAGTGAAAAGTGTTGAAAAATTAAAAAAACTAGGCGCAAAAGCTAAAAAAGCATTACCAGAAGCGATAATAAAACGAGCAGAATCTGACGATTAA
- a CDS encoding glycosyltransferase family 87 protein: MKKWIGKTYYFLPLLVFCAYYTLKAIAFPIHDFANYYFGGYFLTTGHFNANIYFPHLFNIKISDLGYTNIFVSYAPNTPFLALLFSPLSTFQLSTAKLLFNIVSTLLLIVSVSKLKTYYNLKKYTVLFLPLLFYIPFKNNLLFGQVYFLVFYLITEFWIAYNKNKLTKAAIFLSIAILFKVSPIFFIFIFIYKKQFKPILICAISCIALLLFTILFTGIDVWVFWLMEVFSRASNGEIAGLFVDNYQSFYMFLKRLFIFDLLENTSPLFNAPILFKTILITVKAACFLVGFYFTKKHNNNLLSLIYWVLVSLFLSPYGSTYSLIVLIFVSIYVIQLKVNINYRLAFLVLLFVINNLPTHYFLNYEFPFSYLRFLFFIAFIILFFFTTNYKIGKNKIIVLAPVLAIISILFLNEEKENKTITMVENCPILMYDYTLKNNTLEYTYWNQNGEKKEAFPYDFTITKNLKLLDNQIYYNKKQITFSNTNKLNPVLIDDEKIIFLSDEQRGIGFYTLKEINIK, translated from the coding sequence ATGAAAAAATGGATTGGAAAGACATATTATTTTTTACCACTTTTGGTATTCTGTGCCTATTACACACTAAAAGCGATAGCTTTTCCTATTCACGATTTTGCAAATTATTATTTTGGAGGCTACTTTTTAACCACTGGTCATTTTAATGCTAATATTTATTTTCCACACCTTTTTAATATAAAAATTTCAGATTTAGGCTACACTAATATTTTTGTTAGTTATGCGCCCAACACGCCCTTTCTTGCATTACTCTTTTCTCCACTAAGTACATTCCAATTATCTACAGCAAAACTGCTATTTAATATAGTAAGCACACTGCTTTTAATAGTTAGCGTATCTAAATTGAAAACATATTACAACCTAAAAAAATATACAGTATTATTTTTACCATTGCTATTTTATATACCTTTTAAAAACAACTTATTGTTTGGTCAAGTATACTTTTTAGTATTCTATTTAATAACCGAGTTTTGGATTGCTTACAATAAAAACAAGCTTACAAAAGCTGCTATTTTTCTTAGCATTGCTATATTGTTTAAGGTCTCTCCTATTTTTTTTATCTTTATATTTATTTACAAAAAACAGTTCAAGCCTATATTAATTTGTGCTATTTCTTGTATAGCTTTATTGCTGTTTACAATACTATTTACAGGAATTGATGTTTGGGTCTTTTGGTTAATGGAAGTATTTTCGAGAGCCTCAAATGGAGAAATTGCTGGTTTATTTGTAGATAATTATCAATCGTTTTATATGTTTTTAAAACGATTATTTATTTTTGATCTCCTTGAAAACACTTCCCCATTATTTAATGCTCCAATTTTGTTTAAAACTATATTAATTACGGTTAAAGCAGCCTGTTTCTTAGTTGGTTTTTACTTTACAAAAAAACACAACAACAACTTACTTAGCCTAATCTATTGGGTTTTAGTTTCACTGTTCTTATCTCCTTATGGAAGTACGTATAGCTTAATAGTATTAATTTTTGTTTCAATTTATGTGATTCAATTAAAAGTGAATATAAACTATAGATTAGCTTTTTTAGTTCTTCTATTTGTTATAAATAATTTACCAACGCATTACTTTTTAAATTACGAGTTTCCTTTTTCTTATTTGAGATTTTTATTTTTTATAGCTTTTATCATATTGTTCTTTTTTACAACAAATTATAAAATTGGTAAAAACAAAATTATTGTCTTAGCTCCTGTTTTAGCTATTATTAGTATTTTATTTCTAAATGAAGAAAAGGAAAATAAAACAATTACTATGGTGGAAAACTGCCCGATTTTAATGTATGATTACACATTAAAAAATAATACTTTAGAATACACTTATTGGAACCAAAACGGAGAAAAAAAAGAAGCGTTTCCTTATGATTTTACTATAACAAAAAACTTAAAACTTTTAGATAATCAAATCTATTACAACAAAAAACAAATCACATTTTCCAACACGAATAAATTAAATCCAGTTTTAATAGATGATGAAAAAATAATCTTTTTGTCTGATGAACAACGTGGAATAGGTTTTTATACTCTAAAAGAAATAAATATTAAATAA